Part of the Shewanella eurypsychrophilus genome is shown below.
TCAAATCGAGTAAGGTTAAATAATCATCAGGGTATTTAGTCTTAAACTTTTCAACGACCTGTTGTTGTGGGCTTTGCTCTAGTTGATAATAGATGTCATAACCCGTTGCCGGCAAAGAGGGGAGACTAAAAAATAGCTCGGTAGCCTGTTTACGGTCTTGTGTGATGATTTGACCTGTTTGTTGTTCACTGAAATAGATAACTGCACTGTTTTTACTCTGTTTATATTCCAGGTTACCAGCATGAAGTGCACAAAAACCGGCATTGCCTTTACTGGTTGAATTATCTTCATTGTTATATGGCTCACAGTAAATTTGGCCCTTTTCACTGCGCACAGAAAACTGATTAAAGCTGGCATTATCATGAAGTGGTTCAGGGTGATCATCCAAAGATGATATCGCGCTCTCTTCTCGTGGGATGCTGCTGATGTCACTCCATGCTGATTGAATCCAAGCCATTGGTTTTTTGTCAGTTTCAGAGTTGAAATAGATCCAGTCTATGCCTTTTTGTCTTAAGATTTCGCAGATAACAACCAGTGCTCGGTTATGGGCAAAACAGACATCGTACAGAGGAGAGGTCAATCTTGGGTGGCCATTAATTGGACGAAGCGTGATCATCGGTTTTTCAATACTCGATAGTGCGAGTACCTGATGATCTTTGAGGTGAAATTGAGCATTTAATGTGTTTGGGTTACAGATGAGTAGCTTTGGTCGCTTTACATTAGAAAAAGAGTTAAGGCTTAGGCTTAACGTGTCCTTTCCCCTAAAATCACAGGTACCCGATTGCAGTAGTTGTTGTGCCATTAATTGCAAGTCAGTCAGCTTTAGCTGCTGGTGATGATCATGAAGCCGTGTAGAGCCATGACAGCAATGGCATGGTATTGAAATTTCTCCAAATTTTACAGACTGATTATCACCAAACTGGGGGAAGCATTGCTGGCAAAATTCTTGTCTAACTTCGGCATTATCCAGGAGTTGGTAATTACCTAAGCGAGATTCAATTAAGATAATCTGTGAATCAACCAGCCAGACAGATATTAAAAAGTCATGAGCGATGGCGTCTGCGAGGTCCTCGAGCTGTTGTATTTGCCCCTGAGCCTCAATGAAATAGCAATTTTTAATACAGCCAACGGTAATATCGAGCTCACTGTGGTTAAGATATTGATTACACAGGTGAGCATACAGCGCTACGGGTCTAGAGCAAGTAAACTCGAATTTAATCATTTTCATGTTGTAGTACACCACGTTTGTATGAGCTTGGGATCAATGTGTTGATGCTCACATCATTGACACGCTTAAAGCCAAAACCGAGTTGTTCCATGTGTTGAAGCAAGGTCTTTTCCATCAGCGGTACCGCAGCTTCAATTTGCGGTGTAATACCCAGTACCATAGGTTCAAGAATGGTAGGTGTTACGCCCAGAATGAATGTTTTAGGCCTATCACCGACCATATCCATCATGTGTAGTGTTTGCAGCATCTCTACTTCATGGGCACTGCCTTGCCAGTCAATTTCAGCAGGTGCTTTATCAAAATCAAAAAAGTAAACCTCACCAGGTTTTACTCCAGCAGCATTCACGGTATCGACGACTATCATATAATCGTATTGACAGAGCATAGGAATAAGCCCTTGTGCTAACGTGCCCCCATCTGTGATATCTAACGTATCTTGAGGATGAGTAAATCTATAATTCTCAGAAATATAGTTAATAAAATGTACCCCGATGCCTTCATCAGCGAAGAGAACATTACCGATCCCTAATAGCAATATTTTCATTAAAAATTTGCCTTATTTATAATTATTTTAATTTAAACGTGAAAATACGCCGATAAAATATCGGCGTATTTGATAACGAAATATGACTATCTAATGCTTGTGGTAGTCATAACCGGAGACAATCGAGTCTACGGAGTTGTGCTTAAATCGAATTCCTGACCAAACAGCCATATAGACATGTATTAGTGTGAATATGATAAACACCCAAGTGAGGTAATGATGCCATGTCCTAACTGGAGCGAGTCCACCCATTTGAGCGATAAACCAGTTCGATATTTCCCATATCGCCCCCCCCATTCCTTGATGGTAGACATTTGCATAAAGCGCAAGCCCTGTGATGCAGATAAAAATAGCAACAACAGAGATGGCTAAATAGGTCATAAATTGCAAAGGCCCATAGATCCCGGCTTTATGCAGGTGACCGCTCCACATATATGACTTAAGCTGAGTTACCCAACTTTTTGGATTTATTACATCTTTAAAAGAGCGGCGTTCAATGTCACTTTTACTAAAGAAAAATAAGTACATCCTGACCAAAGTAACGGCGGTTAAAACAAAGCCGAATACTAGGTGGGCAAAGCGAATATAGCTTTGTACCTGAATATCATTTGTTTCAGGAGCCACTAAAAATGGCCATGAAATATAAAACCCTGTAATAACAAGTACAAGAATTGACAGCGCACGAAGCCAATGGAAAACTCGGATCGCAGGACTGAAAATCTGATGCCTAGTGTGGGTTGCAGAATGATTCATTTGCTATCCCTCCCTATCAATTATTACCCGTGGGGTCGATTCTAAACTTTCCTAGCTCTTGCCCCTTGAAATCCATGACATGTACTGAACATGCCATACATGGATCAAATGAATGGATGATACGAATAACTTCTAATGGTTTAGTGGGATCTTCTAGCTCCAAACCAATTAATGATGCCTCATAGGGCCCCATCTTACCGTTCGCATCCACAGGCCCCGCGTTCCAAGTTGTTGGGACCACGGCTTGGTAGTTCTCAACAAGACCATTCTTTATTCGGATCCAATGACTTAGCATGCCACGGGGGGCTTCAATCATTGAGTGGCCGATATACTCTTTAGTCGAGTCGATTTCAGGTTTTGTGTATGTGCTCTCATCCGATTGCAAGTTGACGAGCATGGCATCAAATGTCTTTAATCCCTCTTGTGCCACGATCACGGTTTGCAGCATTCGAGCCGCTGTGCGCCCTAAGGTGGTGAATAGGGCTTCAATAGGTAAGCCTGTGGTCTCGAGTAAGTCATTGACTGCGTCAATAACCACTTGGTTACCACGTGCATAGCTCACAAGAAGACATGCAAGTGGACCCACCTCCATCGGTTCATCATCATAGCGAGGAGACTTAACCCAACTGTATTTGCCGTCACCATCGACGGTAGGCAGCTTGCCATAAACGGTATCGCGTTCAACAAAACCGGTATAGTCAGGCACTGTTGTGCCGTCATAAGGGTGCTGTGCGCCGTCGGCCTTGTACCAGGCGTGAGTGACATCCTCTTTAATGAGATCAGGATTGATATCGGTAACACCAGCAAGATCACCATCCATGATCACACCTTGATCAAACATGTACTTGCCGTCAGCTAAGACAAAATCATTGGTGGCCATAAAGTTCTTAACATTCACACCACCTAGAACACTAGGCTCATTACCAAATGCCGCCGCTGCCATCACGATGTCAGCCTTGTATGCACGGTGGATGAAGTCTGTCACTATCGCATGCTTTTGTTTCCACTCTTGGAGACGAGCTGGGCTTAACATATCTCGAACCGAGGTGACTCCCCCCACAACCAATGATTGAGGATGAGGAGATTTCCCACCAAAAATAGCTAACATTTCTGATGCGACTCGTTGTACTTCCAACGCTTTAAGGTAGTGGGAGAGGGCTATCAGGTTTTGCTCTGGAGTAAACCTATAGGTTCTATTTCCCCAATAGGCATTGGCAAACGGCCCAAGCTTTCCTGTTTCTACAAACCCTTTTACCCGCTCTTGGACAGCTCTAAGATCGCCTTCACCCGCAGCAATTGGCTTATCTGTGTATTTAAGTGCTTCTTGGGCGGCTAAAGCTGGGTCAGCACTCAATGCAGACACTATATCGACGAAGTCTAGGCCATGGAGATGATAGAAGTGCACAATATGATCATGCATATAGAGTGAGGTTTGCATCAATGAACGCAAATACTTGGCATTGAGTGGAATTTCAGTACCCAGTGCGTTTTCTACGGCTTCAATACCACAGCGATAGTGAGAATAGGTACATACGCCACATATTCTCTGTACGATTAAGCCAACATCCATAGGGGTTCGCCCCTTAAGGATGACTTCAATACCGCGCCATAGAGTGGAAGATGACCATGCTTTGGTTATTACATTGTTTTCGTCAACTTCAACTTCGATGCGCAAGTGACCCTCAATACGGGTAATAGGGTCGATAACAACACGCTTGCTCATGGATTAATCCTCTAATGGTTTGGCAAAAATACTGGCAACTGCATGGGCACCGATGCCGACTGCTGTTGCGCCAAGAATAACGGCACCTACGGTATCTGCGGTCGCATCAACGCCATGAAGTAACTGTCTACCAAGTGGCTTTTCAAAATCAGCCATATCGTCCCAGAAGTTGGGCTCAGAGCAGCCCATACAGCCATGTCCTGCTAATACTGGCCAACTGGTGTGATGGTTAAAACGCTCAGTTGGGCAGTTGTTATAGGTGTATGGACCTTTGCAGCCGACTTTATAAAGGCAGTAGCCATCTTTAGCACCTTGATCACCAAACTCTTCGACAAACTCACCTGCGTCAAATCGACCGCGGCGTTCACAGTTATCGTGTACGCGTGCACCGTAAGCCCACTTAGGACGATTGAACATGTCTAATGCTGGTAGTTTTCCGAACATAATGAAGTACATTAACGTACCGACGATATTTTTTTCACTGGGTGGGCAACCACCTAGATTGATTACTGTTTTGTCGACAACTTCATATACCCCTTTAGCACCTGTAGGGTTTGGCGCCGCAGCTTGAACACCACCAAATGAAGAACAAGTCCCCACTGAGATAATCGCGGCTGCGTTCTGTGCCGCATGTTTCACGATCTCAAGACCAGTATGTCCCTTACAACCGACTGTGAGAAACGCACCATTGTTAGCAGTAGGAACCGCGCCTTCTACAGCGAGAAGATAGTTTCCTTTATAGGCCTCTAATGCATGCTCAAGGTTCTCTTCTGCCTGCCAGCCAGAAGCCGCCATTAACGTTTCATGATATTCAAGGGAGATATGATCGAAAATGAGCGAATCTAAGTTGGGCGTATCAGTACGAATAAGGGACTCTGAACAGCCAGTACATTCCGCTAAATGTAACCAGACTAAAGGCACTCTATCGGATAGTTCAGCAGCTTCAGCTACCAATGAGCTAAAGGGAAGGGGAAGCGCAAACATCGCTGAGACTGATGCTGTCCACTTCATAAAATCACGACGAGTGATCCCGTGATTTTCCATCTTTTTATTAAATGATTCTGATTGGCGAGGTTGGAGTTGTCTAAGCATCTCCAAGCGTGCCTTACCCTGTTCAAAAAGGGCTGCATGTGTATCCATGTTAAACCTTTATAGTTGTCTATAGTTTTGTTTTTGTTTACTCACTTGCTGAATCAATTCTATGCCTAATAAAATGAAAAATATTGACATGCATCAAGCTTTAATTTGCTTCGTTATAAAGTGATATTTATGTGTTTCTGAATATGAAGTGGATCGTCATTTATGTCGAAAGCGGGTCATTTTGTCGCAATTTTTGTGTTTTGATTCGTCACGTCACACTTTTTCAGTGGCATAATATTTTCACGTAGATCATTGAATATTTAAGCGTTGTACGGTAGGGAAGCTAGAGTGTAAAAGCCAATCAATAAAATTATGTATCAATATGCAGCGGTATTTAAAGTGATTAACTCTTGCTCAATTTCCTCATCTATAGGTATATTGGTAAATGCGAATTTACCAATCGATAAAAACAACAGGGGAAATATATGGATTCAATTAAAGTGAGTGAGCATATGGATCGTCAACCCGTACTACTGACCCCAGAAATGCCATTGGCAACTGCCGTTGAGGCACTATTAGATAGGAAGAAGTTAGGTGCCCCCGTTGTTGATGAGCATGGCAAGTTGGTGGGTTTTTTATCTCAGCAAGACTGTATGTCTGTGATGCTCAAGAGTAGCTATCATTGTGATTTGGTCGCAAGGGTGAAAGATTGTATGAGTGCAGAAGTACTTAGTGTTTCACCTGAACATAGCGTGTTACAGCTTGCAGAGCAGATGCTTGGTTCCAAACCTAAGGTCTACCCAGTCGTTGAGCAAGATAAAGTCATTGGCACCATTAACCGAACCAATGTGCTCAATGCGATAAATATTTATATGCAGCAGTGCTACTTGGCACCAGCCTAATTTGCCTAGCTTCGAATGAAGCTAGATGACATTTTGTCTTGGTTTTATTCGGTTTCATTTTGCTTCATTTGGTTTTAGCGTTACTTTTCGTCATTTTGGCAGATATTTTGAGCCGGAATCCAGTGGTTTTTGTTTTGTATTGAGGGGAGAGGTTGAAGCTTGTACTTTCAATTAAACCTAACGCCTGTCCGGCGGGGATTGTGCAGACGCTTCTGCGAGTCGCTATGACTTTTTGCAAAATGAAAGGTCCCTATACGCTCTGCGGTTTCATCTGACCCACACGGATGTGGGAAATGTCGAAAAATGTATGGAACATTTTTGGCCCTGATTTGGAAGCTCGCAGCTGCATCTACACTGGGTTATTCAAAAGGAGGTTATTTATTTAACCTTCCCTGTAAAAATTTTTTGAATCATGAGACCTAACTAATTCGCTATGACCCTGGCGAATCCCCACAAAAAGATAAGCAGAAATAATGAGATAGGAAAAATACTGAGGAACATTCATGGCATTTGGTGATCAAATTTATCGCCAAACAAAAATTACCACGAGTAAATGCCATGAATGCAAAGCAAGTTTTATCAAAATGTCTCTCCCTTGTCACCCCATTAATGCATAAAACTCGCCGACAGAGTTTGTTTTCAGCAATCGAAAGCTCAATGAATGGTGGCTCCCTATCAATCACAGGCCTTGGCCGCGACATTGATAGTAATACCTTGGAAAAACATAAGATTAAGCGTGTAGACAGACTCTGCTCTAACACTCAGCTACACCGTGATATCAAGCTCATCTATACTCGCATGGCTTACCTATTGGTGAGCAAAATGTCACAGCCAATAATCCATATCGATTGGTCTGATTTAGATGACAGGAAGGAGAGCTTTCTCATCCGCGCCTCCCTTGCAGCTCAAGGGCGCTCTTTAACACTCTATGAAGAGATTTATCCGTTAAACCTGAAAGAGAAACCTAAAATTCACCTGCAATTTATGACTCGGCTGAAGGCGATGCTACCAAGCAACTGCAAGCCAATTATCGTGACCGATGCAGGGTTTCGTATACCTTGGTTTAAGCAAGTGTTATCGCTTGAGTGGGATTACATAGGCCGCGTTAGAAACAGAACTCAATGCTTCAAATCGGGTGAGTATGATTGGCAACCAATCAAAAACTTATACCTGAAAGCGACCTCTCGCGCTAAGAGCCTAGGTGAATTTCTGCTAGGCCAAACTGTTGGATTTAAAACCCGTTTAGTTATCTATAAACGTCACCCAAAAGGTCGCACCTATTAACAGTGCCACCCACAATATTTTTGCTGTTCTAGGTGTTCGCAACTAAGCTAGAAAGAGAGTTGTTTAGTGAGGGGAGGCTGCTATGCCACGCCCAAGAAGAACGCAAGTTAGTATTGAAGACACGCCAATTTATCATTGCTGCAGTCGCGTAACTCGTCGAGCCTATCTCTTTGGCGACGATAAATTCACCGGTAAAAATTATGACCACAGACGGGGTTGGGTTGAATCTCAACTTCTTAAGCTCGGTGATATTTTTGCCATTGATATAGCAGCTTATGCTGTAATGTCTAACCATCTTCACCTTGTACTTCAGATAGATATCTATCAAGCGAATAGTTGGTCAGATAGAGAAGTCGTTGAGCGTTGGCATCGGCTATTTAAAGGGACGGATATCACGCAGAAGTTTGTAAATGGTGAGGTAATTGAAAGTCATGAAGTTACCAGGCTCAAATATGCTGTTGCACAGTATCGAAGTCGACTCAGTGATATCAGTTGGTTTATGAGGGCGCTAAATGAGCCTATTGCTCGTATGGCGAATAAAGAAGATAACTGTACAGGTCGTTTTTGGGAGGGAAGATTTAAAAGCCAAGCGTTACTCGATGAAGTGGCAGTCCTTGCTTGTATGGCTTATGTTGACCTCAATCCCATTCGCGCCAAGATGGCTCAAACACCAGAGAGCTCAGATTTCACCAGCATTCAACGGCGTATAAAAGCTGCGATGAATGGTGAACAGCCGCAAGTCCTGCTGCCTTTTGTGGGTAATGAGCGAAAAGAGATACCAAAAGGACTGATGTTCATCGCTAAAGATTACCTACAACTTGTTGATGATACGGGCCGTATCATAAGAGGTGATAAGCGTGGTGCCATCAGTTTTGAAAGCCAAAAACTTCTATCTAGATTAAATATTCCTGCCGATAACTGGCTTAAAATCACCAAAGAGTTTGGCAAGTTATTTAAAGGGCCCGTAGGTACTCTGCAAGAGCTGACATCATATTGTGAGCACTTAGATAAGCGAAGGCGACATTACAGCCAGTCCTGCCAGTACTTAACTGAAAGTTAGGTAAGATTTATCTTACTTAAAATTAACCTCTAAGCGGGCCCTTTTACCTGCTTGTCATTCGGTAAATCGCAAAGTTGCTCTCTAAATATAACTTCAAATGAATTGTTTTTGCTTTTTTAGCGCCTGTAGGTGATACCTATATCGAGTAGCGACCAGATGTTAAGTCATTATTGGCTGCATATTAGCGATGTGATACTAAATAGAATTTAGTATGGATGGCACTATTAAGTAATGTCGAATTTTATTTAATATGACAGGCACAAAAAAGGCCGCGTTGGCGACCTTCTTTTTTAATATCAGCTTGCGTTATTAGCGCTTCATTAAAGAGCGATAACATTGCTTGCTTGCAGACCTTTTGGGCCTTGCTCTACTTCGAAAGTCACTTTTTGACCTTCATCAAGAGTTTTGAAACCTTCTGATGCGATAGCACGAAAATGTACGAATACGTCAGCGCCACCATTATCTTGAGTAAGGAAACCGAATCCTTTATCTTCGTTAAACCATTTTACAGTACCAGTAATTGAATTAGACATGTGATGCCCCTTATTTATTTAATTTAAAAAAGTTCAACATTAACAATATGTTAATTTATTGAATTATATCATGTTACGCTAAATAAAAGGGAAACGTCTAGCTACAAAACACGGTTTTAGTAGTGGATGTTTTACTTGTACTTGATGCTGCATTTAATAACTCTCTGAACAACTGAGCGCTATAATAGCGATCGTTTGTTTTTTGCACAGTGTTTTTTTTGCTTTTTTTTTAATATCATTATTTAACAGTGATATACACATTTAAGTTTTAACCAGCATTGACCTTTGGTTACGATAAAGATTTTTCTCTGTGAGTGAAACCTTCCTGCCTAACGGTCAAAAGTCTGTCCTGAATGTCGACATGTTTTTGAAAGTAATGGTTAATATTGTATTGATGCTCACTAGACGTCATGCTATATGAAGCTGGACATCGCTATGCAAAGACCTGAAGCGGTAACCGATTGATGCACCAAAGTTAGCTAGCCTTCGAATGAAGACTGATTACATGTTCTTGATTCATTTCATTTTCGTTGATACATCCGTCTTTCCGGCAGAGCTTTTGAGCCGGAATCCAGTGCTCTTTGCGGTTGGAATAAGTCATTGAAGATCATAACTTCATTGTTATCTATCGCTTGCGGCTTGCTAATGTGCAGTCTTACTTTGACAAGAGTCTACGAGTCGCCGGCTCTTGGTTTCATAAAGAGTCTTCTATGTGGGCTCTGCGATTCCCAATAACTTCCATGTTTAACGGCCACTTCGGCATCCCAGCCTCTTATATGGACTCCCGTACCAAAAATATGGACAGGCATGCTTACCTTCCTCCGACTAAGAATTAATGATGAGTCTTATATAGGAGGTTATTATGCCCCGTCCCGCAGCACTCAAATTAGTATTGAAGATACGCCATATTATCATTGCTGCAGCCGAACAGTTAGACACGTCTACCTTACGGGAGTAGATGATTTTACGGGAATGAGCATCGTAGCATAACCAAGACACCCACAATTGTTAGGTAGAGGTTCCTCTCCCATAAAAGCGGTCACGTGAAGTGACCCTGTAAATTCAACCAAGAATTTAGTATGGATGGCACTGTTAAGTACATTGAAGTGAAAGCTGGTTACGGCAGCGTTGTGTTGTTGATTTATTATGGGTGGCCTGATTAAAGATGGGGAAATTCACCTTCTGCAGAATGTGGATTATTAACATTCAATAAATGATTACTAGTCAGCAGCTTTAATGGAGCGTATGAGCCCTATTAGTGCTAGCAAGTTTTTTCACCTTAATACCGTTCGATTCGAAATTTATTTATCTTAGTACCTGCCTCAGGCGTGAGTGCATTATTTAAGGAGATTAGTTTATTGTATTCATCAGGTAAAAACTTTTTAATTCGCGCAACTCTGGCGTAATGACTAGGTTTGAACTCAGGGTAAAGGGTTAGTAATTCGGTAATACTTTCGGTTAACTTGCCGCTTTCATAGATTTGCTCTAACAGTAGATCAAGTGCGTCTAGACCATACTTTTCTGTATTCAATTTAAAATTATTATCTACTAAAAACCTGATTGCTTGTGAAGAGTTTAATGCCGCAGCCATAAAAGCATCATTCCCCAATTGATCTGTAATAGAAAA
Proteins encoded:
- a CDS encoding transposase, whose translation is MPRPRRTQVSIEDTPIYHCCSRVTRRAYLFGDDKFTGKNYDHRRGWVESQLLKLGDIFAIDIAAYAVMSNHLHLVLQIDIYQANSWSDREVVERWHRLFKGTDITQKFVNGEVIESHEVTRLKYAVAQYRSRLSDISWFMRALNEPIARMANKEDNCTGRFWEGRFKSQALLDEVAVLACMAYVDLNPIRAKMAQTPESSDFTSIQRRIKAAMNGEQPQVLLPFVGNERKEIPKGLMFIAKDYLQLVDDTGRIIRGDKRGAISFESQKLLSRLNIPADNWLKITKEFGKLFKGPVGTLQELTSYCEHLDKRRRHYSQSCQYLTES
- the hyaB gene encoding nickel-dependent hydrogenase large subunit, which encodes MSKRVVIDPITRIEGHLRIEVEVDENNVITKAWSSSTLWRGIEVILKGRTPMDVGLIVQRICGVCTYSHYRCGIEAVENALGTEIPLNAKYLRSLMQTSLYMHDHIVHFYHLHGLDFVDIVSALSADPALAAQEALKYTDKPIAAGEGDLRAVQERVKGFVETGKLGPFANAYWGNRTYRFTPEQNLIALSHYLKALEVQRVASEMLAIFGGKSPHPQSLVVGGVTSVRDMLSPARLQEWKQKHAIVTDFIHRAYKADIVMAAAAFGNEPSVLGGVNVKNFMATNDFVLADGKYMFDQGVIMDGDLAGVTDINPDLIKEDVTHAWYKADGAQHPYDGTTVPDYTGFVERDTVYGKLPTVDGDGKYSWVKSPRYDDEPMEVGPLACLLVSYARGNQVVIDAVNDLLETTGLPIEALFTTLGRTAARMLQTVIVAQEGLKTFDAMLVNLQSDESTYTKPEIDSTKEYIGHSMIEAPRGMLSHWIRIKNGLVENYQAVVPTTWNAGPVDANGKMGPYEASLIGLELEDPTKPLEVIRIIHSFDPCMACSVHVMDFKGQELGKFRIDPTGNN
- the hyaA gene encoding nickel-dependent hydrogenase small subunit; the encoded protein is MDTHAALFEQGKARLEMLRQLQPRQSESFNKKMENHGITRRDFMKWTASVSAMFALPLPFSSLVAEAAELSDRVPLVWLHLAECTGCSESLIRTDTPNLDSLIFDHISLEYHETLMAASGWQAEENLEHALEAYKGNYLLAVEGAVPTANNGAFLTVGCKGHTGLEIVKHAAQNAAAIISVGTCSSFGGVQAAAPNPTGAKGVYEVVDKTVINLGGCPPSEKNIVGTLMYFIMFGKLPALDMFNRPKWAYGARVHDNCERRGRFDAGEFVEEFGDQGAKDGYCLYKVGCKGPYTYNNCPTERFNHHTSWPVLAGHGCMGCSEPNFWDDMADFEKPLGRQLLHGVDATADTVGAVILGATAVGIGAHAVASIFAKPLED
- a CDS encoding cold-shock protein codes for the protein MSNSITGTVKWFNEDKGFGFLTQDNGGADVFVHFRAIASEGFKTLDEGQKVTFEVEQGPKGLQASNVIAL
- a CDS encoding CBS domain-containing protein, which gives rise to MDSIKVSEHMDRQPVLLTPEMPLATAVEALLDRKKLGAPVVDEHGKLVGFLSQQDCMSVMLKSSYHCDLVARVKDCMSAEVLSVSPEHSVLQLAEQMLGSKPKVYPVVEQDKVIGTINRTNVLNAINIYMQQCYLAPA
- the cybH gene encoding Ni/Fe-hydrogenase, b-type cytochrome subunit, giving the protein MNHSATHTRHQIFSPAIRVFHWLRALSILVLVITGFYISWPFLVAPETNDIQVQSYIRFAHLVFGFVLTAVTLVRMYLFFFSKSDIERRSFKDVINPKSWVTQLKSYMWSGHLHKAGIYGPLQFMTYLAISVVAIFICITGLALYANVYHQGMGGAIWEISNWFIAQMGGLAPVRTWHHYLTWVFIIFTLIHVYMAVWSGIRFKHNSVDSIVSGYDYHKH
- a CDS encoding HyaD/HybD family hydrogenase maturation endopeptidase, yielding MKILLLGIGNVLFADEGIGVHFINYISENYRFTHPQDTLDITDGGTLAQGLIPMLCQYDYMIVVDTVNAAGVKPGEVYFFDFDKAPAEIDWQGSAHEVEMLQTLHMMDMVGDRPKTFILGVTPTILEPMVLGITPQIEAAVPLMEKTLLQHMEQLGFGFKRVNDVSINTLIPSSYKRGVLQHEND
- a CDS encoding NiFe hydrogenase, coding for MKMIKFEFTCSRPVALYAHLCNQYLNHSELDITVGCIKNCYFIEAQGQIQQLEDLADAIAHDFLISVWLVDSQIILIESRLGNYQLLDNAEVRQEFCQQCFPQFGDNQSVKFGEISIPCHCCHGSTRLHDHHQQLKLTDLQLMAQQLLQSGTCDFRGKDTLSLSLNSFSNVKRPKLLICNPNTLNAQFHLKDHQVLALSSIEKPMITLRPINGHPRLTSPLYDVCFAHNRALVVICEILRQKGIDWIYFNSETDKKPMAWIQSAWSDISSIPREESAISSLDDHPEPLHDNASFNQFSVRSEKGQIYCEPYNNEDNSTSKGNAGFCALHAGNLEYKQSKNSAVIYFSEQQTGQIITQDRKQATELFFSLPSLPATGYDIYYQLEQSPQQQVVEKFKTKYPDDYLTLLDLNFSPPTDNLQSLWAIAAVILGLKSDSTSKQCLSDALISSAMQHQGSNAPRIDFPLTKGEAHRSLNWCKTIGSLISYRLADDNNTQKLAFGLQDSLADFIANWIEHLDLNLSVKSVIFAGSEFANEVLSQRLALRLGRNFPLTVNRQLDIDGNNLAIGALYLKQRR